In one window of Oryza sativa Japonica Group chromosome 9, ASM3414082v1 DNA:
- the LOC4347473 gene encoding protein MANNAN SYNTHESIS-RELATED 1, which translates to MAVDPRQVVAGFLTLSMFVMLGNMIKHDHFTPVGAGQEELGLEATGIESNEIKIADTTEMTKVNKAGVDLPKETAEEIRPCWSKPRSNVQESKGFVTFSLTMGPEYHISQITDAVVIARYLGATLVLPEIRGNELGKRRKFEDMYDVDKFMTSLDGVVKVVHSLPNAVSSKKPAVVRVPNRVTEEFITGTIEPIFQRNNYLRLATIFSSVSLKQKESGNKDLDSTACLAMFSGLQLKPEFSAVAKHMLDKLKEISEKSDGMVIAIDLQTELLEKKICKTNGGARRRGCYYPQEVVHFLKKVGFSADTTIYLTETWWHKSLDTLKEAFPNTYTKDDIMPAANKGEFLKSGDSYLARALDLKICSESDVFVPAIPGLFYGHVAGKRIAAGLTNIIVPAPVSSSSALASEFVSTYVSKKSHLAYSCYC; encoded by the exons ATGGCGGTCGACCCGCGCCAGGTGGTGGCCGGGTTCCTGACCCTGTCCATGTTCGTCATGCTCGGCAACATGATCAAGCACGACCACTTCACCCCCGTCGGCGCCGGCCAGGAGGAG TTGGGCTTGGAGGCAACAGGCATAGAATCAAACGAAATTAAAATTGCAGATACTACTGAAATGACTAAGGTCAACAAGGCTGGAGTGGATCTCCCAAAGGAGACTGCTGAGGAGATTAGACCCTGCTGGTCTAAACCAAGATCAA ATGTTCAGGAGTCTAAGGGTTTTGTTACATTCTCATTGACTATGGGCCCTGAATACCACATCTCACAG ATTACTGATGCTGTGGTTATCGCAAGATATTTAGGTGCAACACTTGTGCTTCCAGAAATTAGAGGAAATGAGTTAGGAAAGAGGCG GAAATTCGAAGACATGTATGATGTGGATAAATTCATGACGAGCTTGGATGGAGTTGTCAAAGTAGTACATTCACTTCCTAATGCAGTGTCTTCTAAGAAGCCAGCAGTAGTTAGAGTACCAAACCGGGTGACTGAAGAGTTCATCACGGGAACCATTGAGCCGATCTTCCAAAGAAATAACTACTTACGACTTGCGACTATTTTCTCTTCAGTAAGTTTGAAACAGAAGGAGTCGGGTAACAAGGACTTGGATTCGACTGCCTGCCTTGCAATGTTCAGTGGCCTTCAGTTGAAACCTGAATTTTCAGCAGTAGCCAAGCATATGTTGGACAAGCTTAAAGAAATAAGCGAGAAATCCGATGGGATGGTTATAGCTATTGATTTACAGACCGAATTGCTAGAAAAGAAGATCTGTAAGACGAATGGAGGTGCAAGAAGAAGAGGCTGTTATTACCCTCAGGAAGTTGTGCACTTCCTGAAGAAGGTTGGCTTCTCTGCTGATACAACCATCTACTTGACGGAGACATGGTGGCACAAAAGCCTGGATACTCTGAAGGAGGCATTTCCAAACACTTATACCAAG GATGATATAATGCCGGCCGCTAACAAAGGCGAGTTCCTGAAATCCGGGGATTCATACCTTGCAAGAGCACTGGACCTCAAAATCTGCTCGGAGAGCGACGTGTTCGTCCCTGCCATCCCCGGCCTGTTCTACGGACATGTCGCCGGTAAGAGGATCGCTGCAGGCCTGACAAACATCATAGTTCCTGCTCCAGTGTCCAGCAGTTCAGCTCTGGCTTCAGAGTTCGTCTCCACATACGTGTCCAAGAAGAGCCATCTTGCCTACTCATGTTACTGCTAG
- the LOC4347472 gene encoding uncharacterized protein isoform X2 has translation MLCWPCRWGHCRCRKNRLARVLTVVGCWWLTNLALRNLAFQESDVSHILNTCHNLKFLALCSCVSDFVVLKIDAPHSELLTLEIVTCGFDRADLIHLPNLRRVVCWDWCLPNPPIRFGNVTRLHNMSLSCSATYDQMPFRLTELISSATNLTILYLDFQDQMIWIEPQGPKLLYPVFSNVRDVYLCNIFYECDLNWTVFVLEAAARLSNFYLKLCQHPCERNRCEDSAEKVNLLWDQMSSDFKHRHLNLLEITGFAMDDKMINYTRLIMERAVNLKRIRLLDQVPCDKGNAMNGMGSTSSNKWRFPVDQGEKSLIKQKLIDGFSSSAEITIG, from the exons ATGCTCTGTTGGCCATGCCGTTGGGGCCATTGTCGATGCCGGAAAAACCGACTTGCTCGAGTTCTCACTGTGGTCGGATGTTG GTGGCTCACCAATCTTGCCCTGCGCAACCTCGCGTTTCAAGAATCGGACGTCTCCCATATCCTAAACACATGCCATAACCTGAAGTTCCTTGCCTTGTGTTCTTGTGTCTCGGACTTTGTTGTCCTCAAGATCGATGCCCCACACTCGGAGCTCCTCACGCTTGAAATTGTCACTTGTGGGTTTGACAGAGCTGATCTGATCCATTTGCCAAATCTTAGGCGGGTAGTCTGCTGGGATTGGTGCCTTCCAAACCCCCCAATCCGTTTTGGCAATGTTACTCGCCTTCACAACATGAGCCTCTCTTGCTCTGCGACGTATGACCAGATGCCGTTCAGGTTGACCGAGCTTATATCAAGCGCCACAAACTTAACTATCTTATACCTGGATTTCCAAGATCAGATG ATTTGGATTGAGCCACAAGGTCCTAAACTTCTCTATCCTGTATTCAGCAACGTCAGAGATGTCTATCTTTGCAACATTTTCTATGAATGTGACCTGAACTGGACTGTGTTTGTCCTTGAAGCTGCAGCTCGTCTCAGCAACTTTTATCTCAAG TTATGTCAGCATCCATGTGAAAGGAACAGATGCGAGGACAGCGCTGAGAAGGTCAATTTGTTATGGGATCAGATGTCATCTGATTTCAAACATCGCCACTTGAATCTATTAGAGATTACAGGATTTGCGATGGATGATAAGATGATAAATTATACCAGGCTTATTATGGAGCGAGCTGTGAACTTGAAGAGAATCCGCTTGCTCGATCAAGTTCCATGTGACAAGGGCAATGCCATGAATGGTATGGGATCTACATCCTCAAACAAATGGAGATTTCCTGTTGACCAAGGAGAAAAGAGTCTAATAAAGCAGAAGCTTATAGATGGATTCTCCTCGTCTGCTGAAATAACCATAGGATGA
- the LOC4347472 gene encoding uncharacterized protein isoform X1, which produces MQLSFFLSEDPSYLCSVGHAVGAIVDAGKTDLLEFSLWSDVGKLTLEHCQLLRQRFMSFSHSCPVAFRWLTNLALRNLAFQESDVSHILNTCHNLKFLALCSCVSDFVVLKIDAPHSELLTLEIVTCGFDRADLIHLPNLRRVVCWDWCLPNPPIRFGNVTRLHNMSLSCSATYDQMPFRLTELISSATNLTILYLDFQDQMIWIEPQGPKLLYPVFSNVRDVYLCNIFYECDLNWTVFVLEAAARLSNFYLKLCQHPCERNRCEDSAEKVNLLWDQMSSDFKHRHLNLLEITGFAMDDKMINYTRLIMERAVNLKRIRLLDQVPCDKGNAMNGMGSTSSNKWRFPVDQGEKSLIKQKLIDGFSSSAEITIG; this is translated from the exons ATGCAGctcagtttcttcctctctgaaGACCCTTCCTACCTATGCTCTGTTGGCCATGCCGTTGGGGCCATTGTCGATGCCGGAAAAACCGACTTGCTCGAGTTCTCACTGTGGTCGGATGTTGGTAAACTCACCCTTGAGCATTGCCAGCTGCTCAGACAACGCTTCATGTCATTCTCTCACTCTTGCCCGGTTGCTTTCAGGTGGCTCACCAATCTTGCCCTGCGCAACCTCGCGTTTCAAGAATCGGACGTCTCCCATATCCTAAACACATGCCATAACCTGAAGTTCCTTGCCTTGTGTTCTTGTGTCTCGGACTTTGTTGTCCTCAAGATCGATGCCCCACACTCGGAGCTCCTCACGCTTGAAATTGTCACTTGTGGGTTTGACAGAGCTGATCTGATCCATTTGCCAAATCTTAGGCGGGTAGTCTGCTGGGATTGGTGCCTTCCAAACCCCCCAATCCGTTTTGGCAATGTTACTCGCCTTCACAACATGAGCCTCTCTTGCTCTGCGACGTATGACCAGATGCCGTTCAGGTTGACCGAGCTTATATCAAGCGCCACAAACTTAACTATCTTATACCTGGATTTCCAAGATCAGATG ATTTGGATTGAGCCACAAGGTCCTAAACTTCTCTATCCTGTATTCAGCAACGTCAGAGATGTCTATCTTTGCAACATTTTCTATGAATGTGACCTGAACTGGACTGTGTTTGTCCTTGAAGCTGCAGCTCGTCTCAGCAACTTTTATCTCAAG TTATGTCAGCATCCATGTGAAAGGAACAGATGCGAGGACAGCGCTGAGAAGGTCAATTTGTTATGGGATCAGATGTCATCTGATTTCAAACATCGCCACTTGAATCTATTAGAGATTACAGGATTTGCGATGGATGATAAGATGATAAATTATACCAGGCTTATTATGGAGCGAGCTGTGAACTTGAAGAGAATCCGCTTGCTCGATCAAGTTCCATGTGACAAGGGCAATGCCATGAATGGTATGGGATCTACATCCTCAAACAAATGGAGATTTCCTGTTGACCAAGGAGAAAAGAGTCTAATAAAGCAGAAGCTTATAGATGGATTCTCCTCGTCTGCTGAAATAACCATAGGATGA
- the LOC4347474 gene encoding protein OXIDATIVE STRESS 3 LIKE 6, with product MSTAVADVPPAAAYGFPGSAKRGKPEEVVVLMGKRRNEGFFIEEEEEEEEVLTESSSIGAPSPASSSIGENSGEEEGGDDEEEVESKLKAEDEQVGLGCLDALEESLPIKRGLSNFYAGKSKSFTSLAEATASPAAAANELAKPENPFNKRRRILATWSRRASCSSLATATYLPPLLAPDHAVAEGDEGEEEDDDSDDDERQHRGKNGGRRESAAPPLPLPPPRLTLHTQMGGMVRRNGTFRSPRSLSLSDLQNSGGSC from the exons AtgtcgacggcggtggcggacgtgccaccggcggcggcctaCGGGTTCCCCGGATCGGCCAAGAGAGGGAAGCctgaggaggtggtggtgctgatggggaagaggaggaacgaAGGGTTCttcatcgaggaggaggaggaggaggaggaggtgctgaCGGAGAGCTCGTCGAtcggcgcgccgtcgccggcgagctcgtcgatCGGGGAgaactccggcgaggaggagggaggggacgacgaggaggaggtggagagcaAGCTCAAGGCGGAGGATGAGCAGGTCGGCCTCGGCTGCTTGGACGCCTTGGAGGAATCCTTACCCATCAA GAGGGGGCTCTCCAACTTCTACGCCGGCAAGTCCAAGTCGTTCACCAGCCTCGCCGAggcgacggcgtcgccggcggcggcggccaacgaGCTGGCCAAGCCGGAGAACCCCTTCAACaagcgccgccgcatcctcgccacCTGGTCGCGGCGAGCCTCCTGCAgctccctcgccaccgccacctacCTCCCACCTCTCCTCGCGCCCGaccacgccgtcgccgagggCGACGAGggtgaggaggaagacgacgattCAGACGACGATGAGCGGCAGCACCGTGGCaagaacggcggccggcgagagtcggcggcgccgccattgccattgccgccgccgaggcTCACCTTGCACACCCAGATGGGAGGAATGGTGAGGAGGAATGGAACATTCAGGTCGCCGAGGTCGCTCTCACTGTCTGATCTTCAGAACAGTGGCGGTTCATGTTAG
- the LOC4347472 gene encoding uncharacterized protein isoform X3, with amino-acid sequence MPEKPTCSSSHCGRMWLTNLALRNLAFQESDVSHILNTCHNLKFLALCSCVSDFVVLKIDAPHSELLTLEIVTCGFDRADLIHLPNLRRVVCWDWCLPNPPIRFGNVTRLHNMSLSCSATYDQMPFRLTELISSATNLTILYLDFQDQMIWIEPQGPKLLYPVFSNVRDVYLCNIFYECDLNWTVFVLEAAARLSNFYLKLCQHPCERNRCEDSAEKVNLLWDQMSSDFKHRHLNLLEITGFAMDDKMINYTRLIMERAVNLKRIRLLDQVPCDKGNAMNGMGSTSSNKWRFPVDQGEKSLIKQKLIDGFSSSAEITIG; translated from the exons ATGCCGGAAAAACCGACTTGCTCGAGTTCTCACTGTGGTCGGAT GTGGCTCACCAATCTTGCCCTGCGCAACCTCGCGTTTCAAGAATCGGACGTCTCCCATATCCTAAACACATGCCATAACCTGAAGTTCCTTGCCTTGTGTTCTTGTGTCTCGGACTTTGTTGTCCTCAAGATCGATGCCCCACACTCGGAGCTCCTCACGCTTGAAATTGTCACTTGTGGGTTTGACAGAGCTGATCTGATCCATTTGCCAAATCTTAGGCGGGTAGTCTGCTGGGATTGGTGCCTTCCAAACCCCCCAATCCGTTTTGGCAATGTTACTCGCCTTCACAACATGAGCCTCTCTTGCTCTGCGACGTATGACCAGATGCCGTTCAGGTTGACCGAGCTTATATCAAGCGCCACAAACTTAACTATCTTATACCTGGATTTCCAAGATCAGATG ATTTGGATTGAGCCACAAGGTCCTAAACTTCTCTATCCTGTATTCAGCAACGTCAGAGATGTCTATCTTTGCAACATTTTCTATGAATGTGACCTGAACTGGACTGTGTTTGTCCTTGAAGCTGCAGCTCGTCTCAGCAACTTTTATCTCAAG TTATGTCAGCATCCATGTGAAAGGAACAGATGCGAGGACAGCGCTGAGAAGGTCAATTTGTTATGGGATCAGATGTCATCTGATTTCAAACATCGCCACTTGAATCTATTAGAGATTACAGGATTTGCGATGGATGATAAGATGATAAATTATACCAGGCTTATTATGGAGCGAGCTGTGAACTTGAAGAGAATCCGCTTGCTCGATCAAGTTCCATGTGACAAGGGCAATGCCATGAATGGTATGGGATCTACATCCTCAAACAAATGGAGATTTCCTGTTGACCAAGGAGAAAAGAGTCTAATAAAGCAGAAGCTTATAGATGGATTCTCCTCGTCTGCTGAAATAACCATAGGATGA